One part of the Fibrobacter sp. genome encodes these proteins:
- the murD gene encoding UDP-N-acetylmuramoyl-L-alanine--D-glutamate ligase gives MQNTLVAPVGVLGFGVEGQSTFNYLVRSGIKEIVVMDKNPVKLPETPADVNVKVFSGEGYLDGLKDCVTVVRSAGVYPMSQDLFKFQMNGGLMTSQIQLFLEQTKSKKVVGVTGTLGKGSTVSMISHILTKCGVENEIGGNFGVPALDLLETETPDRISILELSSFQLMTLSRSPDVGVVLRVSTEHLDWHKSVEEYRDAKANLVRWQKRGGTCVYLKDAAPSAKIASESPAGTKYAVCHADGDGAGDGDAVIEGATLAIDSEKLYLADCKVRGIYQLENMAAATLAVKALGIKVADAFEALKSYETLPFRMEFKGEKNGIEFFNDSYATRPDATIAATASMTRPFALILGGSEKNADFTELSNILV, from the coding sequence ATGCAGAATACATTAGTCGCACCCGTAGGAGTTTTAGGCTTTGGCGTCGAAGGCCAGAGCACGTTCAACTACCTTGTCCGCAGCGGTATCAAGGAAATCGTCGTGATGGACAAGAACCCGGTGAAACTTCCGGAAACACCCGCAGACGTAAACGTGAAAGTTTTCAGTGGCGAAGGCTACCTGGACGGACTCAAGGACTGCGTGACCGTCGTGCGCTCCGCAGGCGTGTACCCGATGAGCCAGGACCTGTTCAAGTTCCAGATGAACGGCGGGCTCATGACGAGCCAAATTCAGTTGTTTTTAGAACAAACTAAATCCAAGAAAGTCGTTGGCGTCACGGGAACGCTCGGCAAGGGTTCTACCGTGAGCATGATAAGCCATATCCTCACCAAGTGCGGCGTAGAAAACGAGATTGGCGGAAACTTCGGCGTGCCCGCGCTCGACTTGCTCGAGACCGAGACGCCTGACCGCATCAGCATCCTGGAACTTTCGAGTTTCCAGCTGATGACGCTTTCGCGTTCGCCCGACGTAGGCGTGGTGCTGCGCGTATCCACCGAGCACCTGGACTGGCACAAGAGCGTGGAGGAATACCGCGACGCGAAGGCCAACCTGGTACGCTGGCAGAAGCGTGGCGGGACCTGCGTGTACCTGAAGGATGCCGCCCCCTCCGCGAAGATTGCAAGCGAAAGCCCTGCCGGAACGAAGTATGCCGTATGCCACGCCGATGGCGACGGTGCCGGTGACGGGGACGCCGTGATTGAAGGCGCCACCCTCGCCATCGACAGCGAGAAGCTGTACCTTGCGGACTGCAAGGTGCGCGGCATTTACCAGCTGGAAAACATGGCTGCAGCGACCCTCGCCGTGAAGGCACTCGGGATCAAGGTGGCCGACGCATTCGAGGCACTGAAGAGCTACGAGACCCTCCCCTTCCGCATGGAATTCAAGGGCGAGAAGAACGGGATTGAATTCTTCAACGACAGTTACGCCACCCGCCCCGACGCGACGATCGCCGCTACGGCCAGCATGACGCGCCCCTTCGCGCTCATCCTCGGCGGCTCCGAGAAGAACGCGGACTTCACCGAACTTTCGAACATCCTCGT
- the secG gene encoding preprotein translocase subunit SecG: protein MTTLFWILIVVHVFLCLFLSLLVLVQNDKMGGLAGLGGMTSQSAFSTAGAATFIQKLTRVVAIIFFIVVFALGLITAKKNVTVEESAMQKATRENAEQQAPAPALPGDFAAPAVEAPAAPAAEVPAAPAEAPAAE, encoded by the coding sequence ATGACAACTCTTTTTTGGATTCTGATTGTCGTCCACGTCTTTCTCTGCCTGTTCCTCTCTCTGCTCGTTCTCGTGCAGAACGATAAGATGGGCGGCCTCGCAGGTCTCGGTGGCATGACATCCCAGTCCGCATTCTCTACCGCTGGTGCGGCAACCTTCATCCAGAAGCTGACCCGCGTCGTCGCCATCATTTTCTTCATCGTGGTATTCGCCCTCGGCCTCATCACCGCCAAGAAGAACGTCACCGTTGAAGAATCTGCCATGCAGAAGGCAACTCGTGAGAATGCCGAACAGCAGGCTCCCGCTCCGGCTCTTCCGGGCGATTTCGCCGCTCCGGCCGTTGAAGCTCCCGCAGCACCCGCTGCCGAAGTTCCGGCTGCACCGGCTGAAGCTCCCGCTGCCGAGTAA